One window of the Leishmania panamensis strain MHOM/PA/94/PSC-1 chromosome 12 sequence genome contains the following:
- a CDS encoding NADH:flavin oxidoreductase/NADH oxidase, putative (TriTrypDB/GeneDB-style sysID: LpmP.12.0810): MPTASNSIDALLKPLVIGQLSMPNRFVMAPLTRCRADDEHVPTPAMVRHYADRASMGLIITEATQIEKGYSTFCHEGGIYGKEQVDGWRKVTDAVHEKGGLIFCQIHNGGRATVPSNVDEGVRIVAPSAVAITDHECPGAFARNGEKQPYPVPHEMTAEDIALYVKLYATAACNAMAAGFDGVEVHGANGYLIDEFLKSSSNQRTDEYGGSIENRCRFLFEVLDAVIKEIGRERVGLRISPLNSFNSQSDENPEALTRYICSQLNSRNISFLDVMRGDFFSQACGADKWAREAYEGVLFTGMGFEIEEAAETVASGAADAVVFGTKALANPDLVARAIAGAALNTPDPATFYSTSEAGYNDYPSMVSSCPSAAAPSCTKETP, translated from the coding sequence ATGCCCACCGCCTCCAACTCAatcgatgcgctgctgaagccgctCGTGATCGGACAGCTGTCGATGCCAAATCGCTTTGTCATGGCGCCCCTGacgcgctgccgtgctgaCGACGAACACGTTCCCACTCCTGCGATGGTGAGGCACTACGCGGACCGCGCCTCGATGGGTCTCATCATCACGGAGGCAACACAAATCGAGAAGGGCTACTCCACATTTTGCCACGAAGGCGGCATCTACGGCAAGGAGCAGGTGGACGGGTGGAGGAAGGTGACGGATGCCGTCCACGAGAAGGGTGGGCTCATCTTCTGCCAGATCCACAATGGTGGCCGCGCCACGGTGCCGTCGAACGTGGACGAGGGTGTGCGCATCGTCGCGCCGTCTGCGGTTGCCATCACCGACCACGAATGCCCTGGTGCGTTCGCGCGGAATGGTGAGAAGCAGCCGTACCCCGTGCCGCACGAGATGACGGCGGAGGATATCGCGCTCTATGTAAAACTCTACGCGACTGCCGCCTGTAATGCGATGGCCGCCGGGTTCGATGGTGTGGAGGTGCACGGCGCGAACGGGTACCTGATCGACGAGTTTCTCAAGTCGAGCTCGAACCAGCGCACGGATGAgtacggcggcagcatcgaGAACCGGTGCCGTTTCCTGTTCGAGGTCTTGGATGCCGTGATTAAGGAGATTGGCCGCGAGCGTGTTGGTCTGCGAATTTCCCCCCTCAACAGCTTCAACAGCCAAAGTGACGAGAACCCGGAGGCGTTGACGCGGTACATCTGCTCGCAGCTGAACTCTCGAAATATTTCGTTTCTTGATGTGATGCGCGGCGACTTCTTCAGCCAGGCGTGCGGTGCGGACAAGTGGGCACGCGAGGCGTACGAGGGGGTGTTGTTTACCGGCATGGGCTTTGAGATtgaggaggcagcggagacggTGGCGAGCGGTGCTGCCGATGCTGTTGTGTTTGGCACGAAGGCGCTTGCAAACCCCGACCTCGTTGCGCGCGCGATCGCCGGTGCGGCGCTGAACACGCCTGATCCTGCGACGTTCTACAGTACCAGCGAGGCGGGCTACAACGACTATCCGTCCATGGTGAGCTCGTGTCCCTCGGCCGCTGCTCCCTCGTGCACGAAGGAGACGCCTTGA